In Helianthus annuus cultivar XRQ/B chromosome 3, HanXRQr2.0-SUNRISE, whole genome shotgun sequence, a single window of DNA contains:
- the LOC110930577 gene encoding uncharacterized protein LOC110930577 — protein sequence MDTDDNDAQDQNLHIVGEESSKVSPVLQSFSLPKFEFDDSLQGHLRFDNLVNNEVFLQEDNNWIEEYSTASKSTRKNVWSEATSSESVEMLLKSVGQEEKVLEESNRHSSLTNVMDPKGELESVVLGDSKIATESVVDELQVDSSVSKVECGNAGSSQNVENASGNNDSDYVDKSKENSVDNSINSDTVAEGGVLNVESVGKPLVESGVSVNEETENGVSSDAQHVTSAEIPSEDILNKDDTSGNTDVNVVGAADSPKNDKGVNAIAHDESNMDILTDAVVAVESSKLSSPDTTDGVQLPSGTIATSDVVTEDQPRSPILGVSLLSDDNKEKVEVGSTSEGAFQKQSPEVEKGTVSDGAEKIVHINAGQSEQTGDDESGSLPDPKESMTGEDGAEPLNLAVNMPDQQQASVDIDSPSGCDTNPSSLDKPQTSLSDAKSVELSQTAKDKHDVTKGTKEDKNFTFEVNASSSQNINFSTNTVSSVSSHGSQLDPNKLHEDSPVTQSPITTSAATRAKGTSERKPRKKSVGTETAKQSNNLKEKTPARRSRKTEKSPPLQTSPTTGHVTPVSNPKPGGMTPISTSTLPILNNSTSVFHHSFTDNQQVQLRAQILVYGSILSGVPPEEPHMIAAFGQSDGGRRAWEATWHAYLERVRGPKAQPNNPGPSTPNQAVKIGSAQSKILSGISSPIVNPIIPISSPLWNIPTPSDGSQSNAMPKSDLFGPFQNPVVQNFAGHNPMWPSQGVFPGQWVASSPVASFNARLSALPITESVKLTTVKESGAVSMPVISVGPSASPTISPMLSSGQTSGQTSSDPKSRKRKKVVNSNITTSAALSTPVGNFVPPISFASTHGQPSNVTHVDQNMEKIVTRENTVSKIEESKVQAADAAVHAAAAVNHFENVWKQLESRKNSGLVSDDEAKLASSAVSIAAASSVAKVAAAAAKIASDVAEQARLMADEVFLSNKTDSYNQSGTTSIISAAKEAARRRIEAASAASKHAENLDAIVKAAELAAEAVSQAGKIVAIGNPLSIRELVEAGPEGYWKFPESSVQKGRSDKQNVETALNDKEDLVKDQMIVASNEKGRNGPNLSKTAGSVHTSDVDPNMLQSTSSTWKDNIIKEGCLVEVRKDDDKKKSAWFAANVSTLKDGKAFVCYTELQSNDGSGKLTEWVALEGEGTEPPRIRIAHPMTTMRSEGTRKRGRTTLTDYGWCSGDRVDVWVQDCWCEAVVVETNKTDLTSLTVQFPAQGETSVVRSWHVRPTLIWKDGKWIEWSSQKGSHSLEGDTPREKRHKIGSSPVIEGKDKAKPSNNANLIESGRHQESRNIPISSIGISIDLGKSARSENKFDTLKTINSGTQKKQSRVVFGVPKPGKTQKFMDVSTHRVDDRNNKSNTPSDSVKLVNYLMPQASGARGSKNNSKTEAKEKQVAEVKPKVIKTRKPPVPSVKTLTQKDKSKGSKPTSHDAFTSDENLSGQPNRMDVDSSNTEDAKETSTSKATKVEVEDKSTSEIEPRRSVRRIQPTSRLLEGLQSSLTVSHPSPRSHNKVTTKGSSN from the exons ATGGATACTGATGACAACGATGCTCAAGACCAAAATCTTCACATAGTTGGGGAAGAGAGCTCGAAAGTTTCTCCTGTATTGCAATCATTTTCTCTTCCCAAATTCGAGTTTGATGATAGCTTACAGGGGCATCTAAGGTTTGATAATCTTGTTAACAACGAGGTTTTCCTTCAGGAAGATAATAACTGGATTGAGGAATATTCAACTGCTTCGAAATCAACACGGAAAAATGTATGGTCTGAAGCAACATCTTCAGAATCTGTTGAAATGCTTCTAAAATCCGTTGGACAAGAAGAGAAGGTTCTAGAAGAAAGTAACAGACACAGTAGCTTAACTAATGTTATGGATCCCAAGGGGGAATTAGAATCAGTAGTTTTAGGTGACAGTAAAATAGCAACCGAATCTGTTGTTGACGAATTACAAGTAGATTCTTCTGTGTCTAAGGTAGAATGTGGAAATGCAGGTTCCTCACAGAATGTTGAAAATGCTAGCGGTAATAATGACTCTGATTATGTTGATAAGAGCAAAGAGAATAGTGTGGATAATTCAATCAACAGTGACACCGTTGCTGAAGGCGGTGTTTTAAACGTGGAATCGGTGGGCAAACCGTTAGTTGAAAGTGGTGTTTCTGTTAACGAGGAAACAGAAAACGGTGTCAGTAGTGATGCCCAACATGTTACTTCAGCTGAAATTCCGTCTGAAGACATCTTAAACAAGGATGATACATCTGGAAATACGGACGTAAATGTTGTTGGAGCTGCTGATAGCCCAAAGAATGATAAAGGAGTTAATGCAATAGCTCATGATGAATCTAATATGGATATTCTAACAGATGCTG TTGTGGCTGTGGAATCAAGTAAATTATCATCTCCTGACACAACTGACGGTGTACAGTTACCATCTGGAACCATTGCTACATCTGATGTTGTTACAGAAGACCAACCAAGATCACCTATACTTGGGGTCAGTTTATTGTCGGATGATAATAAAGAAAAAGTGGAAGTAGGATCTACCAGTGAAGGCGCTTTCCAGAAGCAGTCCCCAGAAGTTGAAAAGGGCACGGTTTCTGACGGTGCTGAAAAGATCGTACACATCAATGCGGGCCAAAGTGAACAAACCGGAGATGATGAATCAGGAAGTTTACCGGATCCTAAGGAATCAATGACAGGAGAAGATGGAGCGGAACCTCTAAATTTAGCAG TTAATATGCCAGATCAGCAGCAGGCGTCTGTTGATATAGATAGTCCATCTGGATGCGACACTAATCCTTCTTCTTTGGATAAACCTCAAACTTCTTTGTCAGACGCAAAAAGCGTTGAACTTTCTCAAACTGCAAAAGATAAACATGATGTCACCAAGGGTACAAAAGAAGACAAGAACTTTACTTTCGAGGTCAATGCTAGTTCAAGTCAAAATATTAATTTCTCAACG AATACGGTGTCATCTGTTAGTTCTCATGGTAGCCAGTTAGATCCTAACAAATTGCATGAGGATTCTCCAGTtactcaatcacctatcactacCTCTGCTGCAACAAGAGCCAAAGGAACTTCTGAACGTAAACCGAGGAAAAAATCTGTTGGGACAGAAACCGCTAAGCAAAGTAACAACTTGAAAGAAAAGACTCCCGCTAGACGTTCACGTAAAACAGAAAAATCGCCTCCATTGCAAACATCCCCTACAACTGGACATGTTACTCCAGTCAGCAATCCTAAGCCAGGTGGCATGACTCCTATTTCCACATCAACTCTACCCATTCTGAATAACTCAACCTCTGTATTCCATCACTCTTTTACCGACAATCAGCAAGTGCAATTGCGGGCACAAATTTTAGTATACGGTTCAATATT GTCTGGAGTACCACCTGAAGAGCCTCATATGATTGCTGCATTTGGCCAATCTG ACGGTGGAAGGAGAGCCTGGGAGGCTACTTGGCATGCTTATCTAGAAAGGGTTCGTGGGCCCAAAGCCCAACCCAATAACCCTGGCCCAAGTACCCCTAATCAAGCAGTTAAAATAGGTTCCGCCCAAAGCAAAATTCTCTCCGGTATTTCTTCACCGATCGTTAATCCCATTATTCCCATTTCATCTCCCCTTTGGAATATTCCTACCCCTAGTGATGGCTCACAGTCTAACGCTATGCCCAAAAGTGATCTTTTTGGCCCGTTTCAAAACCCGGTGGTGCAGAATTTTGCTGGACATAACCCTATGTGGCCATCGCAAGGCGTGTTTCCTGGTCAATGGGTTGCGTCTTCACCGGTTGCTTCGTTTAATGCTCGTCTTTCTGCATTGCCTATAACCGAGTCTGTAAAACTAACTACAGTGAAAGAATCAGGTGCTGTAAGTATGCCGGTGATTTCTGTGGGCCCTAGTGCTTCTCCAACCATTTCTCCTATGCTGTCATCTGGTCAAACTTCTGGTCAAACTTCAAGTGATCCAAAAAGCAGAAAGAGGAAGAAGGTTGTCAATAGTAATATTACAACATCAGCTGCCTTATCGACACCTGTCGGTAATTTTGTTCCACCTATATCTTTTGCATCTACTCATGGTCAACCTAGCAATGTGACTCATGTTGACCAAAACATGGAGAAGATTGTAACAAGAGAGAACACCGTGAGCAAAATTGAGGAGTCAAAGGTTCAGGCAGCAGACGCAGCAGTGCATGCTGCTGCTGCCGTCAATCATTTCGAAAACGTCTGGAAACAACTGGAAAGTCGAAAGAATTCCGGTCTGGTTTCCGATGATGAAGCGAAGCTAGCATCTTCAGCTGTCTCAATAGCAGCTGCTTCTTCTGTTGCTAAAGTGGCTGCAGCTGCTGCTAAAATCGCATCAGACGTTGCAGAACAAGCAAGATTGATGGCTGACGAAGTTTTTTTATCAAACAAAACTGATAGTTATAATCAAAGTGGCACTACTTCAATCATTTCTGCTGCTAAAGAAGCTGCTCGTAGGAGAATTGAAGCTGCTTCTGCTGCTTCAAAACATGCTGAAAATTTAGATGCTATTGTAAAAGCTGCTGAGCTGGCAGCAGAAGCGGTATCACAAGCTGGAAAGATTGTTGCAATTGGTAATCCTTTGTCTATAAGAGAATTGGTGGAAGCTGGTCCTGAGGGTTACTGGAAGTTTCCGGAGTCATCCGTTCAGAAGGGTCGTTCTGATAAACAGAATGTTGAAACTGCTCTTAATGATAAAGAAGATTTGGTCAAGGATCAAATGATTGTTGCAAGCAATGAAAAGGGTCGTAACGGTCCTAACTTATCCAAAACTGCTGGATCAGTTCATACTTCTGATGTTgacccgaacatgcttcagagTACTTCAAGCACGTGGAAAGATAACATCATTAAAGAAGGTTGTCTTGTTGAG GTACGTAAAGACGATGACAAGAAGAAAAGTGCCTGGTTTGCCGCAAATGTATCAACTCTGAAAGATGGAAAAGCATTTGTCTGCTACACTGAACTTCAATCAAATGATG GGTCGGGTAAATTAACGGAATGGGTCGCACTTGAAGGTGAAGGCACTGAGCCACCTAGGATACGCATTGCTCATCCTATGACTACCATGCGGTCTGAAGGGACGAGAAAGAGAGGCAGAACAACCCTTACAGATTATGGTTGGTGTAGTGGGGACCGAGTTGATGTGTGGGTCCAAGATTG CTGGTGTGAAGCAGTTGTTGTGGAGACAAATAAGACTGATTTAACTTCTCTAACTGTTCAGTTTCCTG CCCAAGGAGAGACATCCGTTGTTCGGTCATGGCATGTCAGGCCAACGCTTATCTGGAAAGATGGCAAGTGGATCGAGTGGTCTAGTCAGAAGGGGTCCCACTCTTTAGAA GGTGATACACCACGTGAAAAGCGACATAAGATTGGTAGTAGCCCTGTTATAGAAGGGAAAGATAAGGCTAAACCGTCAAATAACGCTAATCTTATTGAGTCAGGGAGACATCAAGAATCAAGGAATATTCCTATATCTTCCATAGGAATATCAATTGACCTAGGTAAAAGCGCTAGAAGTGAAAACAAGTTCGACACTCTTAAAACCATAAATAGCGGTACGCAGAAGAAACAATCAAGGGTGGTTTTTGGTGTTCCTAAACCCGGGAAGACACAGAAGTTCATGGATGTGAGCACGCATCGTGTTGATGATAGAAACAATAAAAGTAATACACCAAGTGATTCAGTCAAGCTTGTAAATTATTTGATGCCTCAAGCATCCGGGGCCCGTGGGTCGAAAAACAATTCTAAAACCGAAGCCAAAGAAAAGCAAGTTGCTGAAGTCAAACCCAAAGTTATCAAGACTAGAAAACCACCGGTTCCTTCGGTCAAAACGTTGACCCAAAAGGATAAGTCGAAAGGTTCTAAACCCACTTCACATGATGCTTTTACAAGTGATGAGAATTTGTCGGGTCAACCTAACAGGATGGATGTTGACTCTTCTAATACTGAGGACGCAAAGGAAACTTCGACATCAAAGGCAACTAAAGTTGAGGTTGAAGATAAGTCAACTTCGGAAATAGAACCGCGTAGATCAGTTCGCAGAATCCAACCAACTTCAAGG